From a single Larimichthys crocea isolate SSNF chromosome XIII, L_crocea_2.0, whole genome shotgun sequence genomic region:
- the LOC113747270 gene encoding acrosin-like isoform X2, with protein sequence MSLPVFRADGVASANPSRGPPPRAQPPSVARGNANNIVRDGVVETSRSAPSYALRPPPPPLKPKPAAASQPLVPQRPAPAPPV encoded by the exons atgtcacttcctgtgttcaGGGCTGACGGAGTGGCTTCAGCCAATCCCAGCAGAGGACCGCCTCCCCGGGCGCAGCCTCCGTCTGTCGCCCGGGGCAACGCCAACAACATCGTCAGAGACGGG GTGGTGGAGACCAGCAGGTCGGCTCCCTCCTACGCCCTGaggcctccacctcctccgct AAAGCCGAAACCTGCTGCTGCGTCACAGCCTCTGGTGCCTCAAAGACCCGCCCCCGCTCCACCTGTTTAA
- the LOC113747270 gene encoding proline-rich receptor-like protein kinase PERK8 isoform X1, translating to MSLPVFRADGVASANPSRGPPPRAQPPSVARGNANNIVRDGHHAQLLPPQEVVETSRSAPSYALRPPPPPLKPKPAAASQPLVPQRPAPAPPV from the exons atgtcacttcctgtgttcaGGGCTGACGGAGTGGCTTCAGCCAATCCCAGCAGAGGACCGCCTCCCCGGGCGCAGCCTCCGTCTGTCGCCCGGGGCAACGCCAACAACATCGTCAGAGACGGG CACCACGCGCAGCTGCTGCCGCCGCAGGAG GTGGTGGAGACCAGCAGGTCGGCTCCCTCCTACGCCCTGaggcctccacctcctccgct AAAGCCGAAACCTGCTGCTGCGTCACAGCCTCTGGTGCCTCAAAGACCCGCCCCCGCTCCACCTGTTTAA